In the Budorcas taxicolor isolate Tak-1 chromosome 1, Takin1.1, whole genome shotgun sequence genome, GTCGCCCCTTCACTCAGGCTGGTCATCCTGTCAGGAAGGCACTTTTCCCTCTAGGTGGGCTCCCATCTCTTCCAGGAAACCTTCCCAGACCTGGGTCATCTCCCAGCACCAGGCTTCCTGCCTTAGCCTCTCTGCTGTGGGATCAGGCGCCCTGCACACCTGGCTCAGGCTCCCTGGACTTCTGGGAGCTCCAGGGATGGAGGGGTCACAGGCTCTGTGAGGTGACTTCCCTGCTAATGTCCCCCCTGCTCCTCGGTGTCTCCCTGCCAGGAGGGCCTCTGTCAGCCTGGAGGCTCCAGTGACAAGGGCTCTCCCTGCAGGCGGCCCTGACCTCCCTGGGCCCCTCTGAGGGGAGGCGCTGCCAGCAGCGCTGCTGTGAGGGCCGCTCCTGCTCTCTGTGTGCCCGTGAGGCCGGGCACGGGCTCTGTGCCCTCTCCTGTGCTCCTAGCACCAAGCCCAGGGCCGGACACACAGGGGGCAGGAGAGGCTGCCttctgggtggggggcagggacacAGGTCAGAGAAGGAAACATGAGCCCGAGCCGAGTCTTCCCATTTTATTCCTGGATCAGGACGAGAACTCAAACATCCCAAAGCCTGTGAGCTTCAGGGTGAAGGAGACTGTGTGCCCCAGGACGAGCCAGCAGCCCGCGGAGCAGTGTGACTTCAAGGAGAATGGGGTGAGCCTGGGGGCTGGGAGTGAGGGCTGGGATCAGAGCTTCTCAGCACAAGCTGAACTGGGAATTTCAGGGAAGGTTTCCAGCCCCTGGCGGGTGAGGTAAGGTGAGGCTGGGAGGTTATGACCCAGGGTTTCCAGGTTGACCTGGAGCTTCCCTTTCCAGCTGCTGAAAGAGTGTGTGGGGACAGTCACCTTGGACCAGGTCGGGAATAACTTCGACATCACCTGTGCTGCGGTGAGTGACCCCTCCTGGGTTGCGAGGCTTCTGGGGGATAGTGTGTCAAACATCCTTTGGACCAATGACCCACTGCCCTATCCAGGGCAGAGAAAGGCCCTCCCACCCGGGCCTCTCCTTCCCCTGAGCCCCAGGTCTCTAGCCCTGGCTCTGCATCCCTTAGAGCAGGGGTTCTCTACTGGGGTCCCCACCCGGGAACTGAGAGGCAGATTCTCAGCCCCACTGAGATCTCCTGAATCCAACTCTGAGGTGGGGTCCAGCCATTTGTATTTTCACAAGGCCTCCAGGAGATTCTGACTGTGCTGAAGTTTGAGCGGCACTGACTCGAGTCGTGAGCTTTCAGCCCCTGCTGTCATCCAGCTTTGCTGGGATGGACTTGTGACCCCAGAAAACCCTATGTCatctgtgggcctcagtttcctcatatgtctgTGGTGTGGAGATTCAACCAGAGGCTCCAACGTTTGCAGCCAGAGGGTGTCTGGGCCCTAAAACCTCCTGAAATCGCCCAGTTAGTGGGGATGCCCAAGTGGGGAGGGTTTTGCTCTTACCCTGGGTCCCTCCCTCCACAGTAACGTGTTTCTTCTCGTTGCACAGCCCCAGAGTGTCAGGGGACTTGGAAGACTGGGTAGGAAGATAGTACATGGTTTGAAGAAGTATGGCCCAACTGTTATCCGACTAATTGCAATAGCTGGGTGAATTGTGGGCCCAGGAAAGAGTCCTAAGGGTCTGCCAGCCCTGGTGaagacttctggactctgagaAATAAATTCTTGTGAGAACAAAttcctccaagcctcagtttcaattgtctccccttctcccacttaTCATGACTGAGCTGTTTACTCTGGGAGGCCCTCAGTGtcgggtgtgtgtatgtgtgtgtgtttaagtgtgtgtatgtgtttgtgttatCACtcctgtatgtgtatgtgtgtgatctctcctgtgtgtatgtatgtgtgtatgtgtgtgtgtgaactcacTCCTGTGAACACAGAGAAGTGTGAGGCTCCTGTTCCTTCCAGGAGGGCACGGGGGAGGCAGCAGGCCCAGGAGCTCCAGGACAGTGTCTCCACTCTTGGAGAGTGTCTCCACTCCCTCCCGAGCCCTTCAGCCACCCCTGGCCTCCTCCTCCAACACCCAGTAGGACGTAAGGAGACCTGCTGTGTGTgcagtgctggtgggaatgctGCTCCTGCTCATGTGGAGCTGACAGTCCACGAGCGGCCAGGCTTCTCACCTTGTTAAACATTCACAGAGACGAAGTTCAGTCTCAGGGCTGAGCCTGCAGGTGCAACGCCCAGGACATACCTCTTGCCTTCGACAATCTTAATTTTGAAATAGCCCATCCCTCCTGGCTTT is a window encoding:
- the LOC128047519 gene encoding cathelin-related peptide SC5, with product METQRASLSLGRRSLWLLLLGLVLPSASAQALSYREAVLRAVDQLNEKSSEANLYRLLELDPPPEQDDENSNIPKPVSFRVKETVCPRTSQQPAEQCDFKENGLLKECVGTVTLDQVGNNFDITCAAPQSVRGLGRLGRKIVHGLKKYGPTVIRLIAIAG